DNA sequence from the Peptococcaceae bacterium genome:
TTCGCTGGCCGGGCTTGACAGGGCGGACCTCTTTTTCGTCATCGGATCAAACACCCCCGAGACGCACCCGGTCATCGCTTTCCGCCTTCTCAGGGCGCAAAACAAAGGCGCCAGGCTGATCGTGGCCGATCCCCGCCGGACGGAACTGGCCGAAAAAGCCGATCTGTTCCTGCAGCACCTGCCCGGCTCCGATGTGGCCCTTCTCAACGGGCTGCTCCATGTGATTATTCGCGACGGTCTTTACGACCGGGAATTCATCGAAAAGAGGACCGAGGGTTTTGCCGGTCTTTGGTCCGTCCTGGAAAAGTACAGCCCCGCCTACGTGGAGAGAATCACCGGGGTGGCCGCCGCAGATGTGGAACGAGCCGCCGCGCTTTACGCTGCTGCGCCCAGCGCCGCGATTCTTTACGCGATGGGCATAACCCAGCATACCACCGGAACGGACAATGTGCAAAACATCGCCAACCTGGCCATGGTCTGCGGCAACGTCGGCAGGGAGAATGCCGGCGTCTATCCCCTGCGCGGCCAGAACAACGTCCAGGGTTCGTGCGATATGGGCGCTCTGCCCGGTTATTATCCGGGATACCGGAGAGTGGACAGCGAGGAAGCAAGAGCCGCGCTGGAAAAGGCCTGGGGGGTTAAACTTCCCGCGCTCTCCGGGCTTACAGTGACGGAGATGATTGATTCCGCGGCTGCAGGAAGGCTGAAAGCGCTCTATGTCATGGGAGAAAACCCTATGATGAGCAATCCCGACCTCAACCACGTGGAAAAGGGACTGCGCAATCTTGAGTTCCTGGTGGTTCAGGACATTTTTTTGAGCGAGACTGCCAGGCTGGCCGATGTCGTGTTCCCGGCAGCGGCTGTTGCCGAAAAAGAGGGGACTTTTACCAACACGGAAAGGAGGGTCCAGTTGTTTCACCGCGCCGTTGACCCGGCGGGAGAAAGCCTTCCCGACTGGGAGATTATCAGCCGCCTGAGCACTCTCCTCGGTTTTCCCATGGACTACAGGTCTGCCGGGGAAATAATGGCGGAAATAGCCGCGGTTACTCCTCAATACGGTGGGATTGCCTATGACCGGCTGGGGGAGAACGGGCTGCAGTGGCCCTGCCCGGACCGGGAACACCCGGGGACCAGTTATTTGCATAAAGACAGGTTTACCCGGGGGTTGGGTCGTTTTAGGCCGGTGGAATACCGCCCGCCGGCCGAGATTCCCGATGAGCGTTATCCCTTTATTTTTGTTACCGGCCGACACCTTTACCACTACCACACCGGGACCATGTCGCGCCGTTCCTGCGGCTTGGAGACCGCCCGCCCGGAAGCTTATGCCGAAATAAACCCGGCTGCGGCGGCTAAACTGGCCGTCGAGGACGGGGACTACATTAGATTGGCCAGCCGCCGCGGCGAGATAAGAATAAAGGCCCTGGTTACGGACAGGGTGCCGGAAAAGGTGATTTTCGTTCCTTTCCATTACCGGGAGGCGGCAGCCAACATCCTGACCAGCACGGCATCCGACGCACTGTCCGGCATACCGGAACTCAAGGTATGCGCGGTCAGCGCGGAACCGGTAAAAGGGGGAAGAATAGGATGAAGGAACTGCAGCCCGCAGGCCGGGAAATACCTGGCAGGCTTGAACGAATCCTGCAAAAATACAAGGACCAGGAAGGGGTATTAATACCTGTTCTCCAGGAAATACAGAGTTATTACGGATATATTTCGCGCCAGCACATGGCAATTGTGGCCAGGGCCCTGGGGTTGCCTGCCAGCGCGGTTTTCGGGGTGGCCAGCTTTTATGCCCAGTTTTACCTGGAGCCGCGGGGAGAACACATGATCAGGGTTTGCCAGGGCACGGCCTGCCACGTGCGCAGCGGCGGAAAAGTGCTGGAGGCCTTTGCCGCCGAACTGGGCATCAGGCCTGGCGAGACAACGCCGGACGGCAAATTCAGCCTGGAAAGCGTAGCCTGCCTGGGGGCATGCGGGCTTGCCCCGGCCGCCGTGATCGGCGAGAAAACGTATGGCCGCCTGACGCCCGGCAAGGTCAAAGAGGTTCTGGAGAGCTACAGGGATTAATAATTACAGTCATTTTTACAAATTAGTAAAAATTGTTACCATATTCCGCGCATATCTGTTATAATACCACAGAAATGTATTTGTAACGTCTCACAGGGAGATGACATCCATGTATGCGACGGCTGGCAATTTGATTTTGTCGGTTATAGCGATTTTCTTGTGGTTTTTTGATACGGTATGGTACGCTGGACGGCACTGGGCGCATTTTGTCACCTTCGGCAGGCCTTGGCTGCTGTGGGGAGCTCTCTTTTATTCTTTTTCGGCTACCGTTTCCTCTCTCCGGATGTCCGGGTATTTGAAGGCATTGCTCATGACAGCGGGAATATCCTTTAACTGGGCGGTGGCTTTATACGGTTTTATCATGCATGAATTCTTTTGTCCTGTTTGCCTTACCCTGCTCGGTGTCGCCACGCTGTTATATATTTCTTACGTCGTGTTTTTTAATGAAGAAATGGAAAAGCCTTCCGATATTAATTTAAGCATGGGCTTGATCCTTTTTTCCCTGTCGGTGGTCTGTTTGTTCCAGCCGCT
Encoded proteins:
- the nuoE gene encoding NADH-quinone oxidoreductase subunit NuoE, which encodes MKELQPAGREIPGRLERILQKYKDQEGVLIPVLQEIQSYYGYISRQHMAIVARALGLPASAVFGVASFYAQFYLEPRGEHMIRVCQGTACHVRSGGKVLEAFAAELGIRPGETTPDGKFSLESVACLGACGLAPAAVIGEKTYGRLTPGKVKEVLESYRD
- the fdhF gene encoding formate dehydrogenase subunit alpha, with amino-acid sequence MIGLTINGLNVEVEEGTTILEAAEKLGIEIPRLCHHPLLSPNGSCRMCVVEVEGFRNLPASCSTPAADQMKVLTESERVVRARRTILDLMLANHPADCLTCEKNGDCRLQDYAYRYGVKGTSFSGARREYETDKNNPFLERDHGKCILCGRCIQVCAERVGSRVFDFGYRGFETKIVSGLDQGQEESNCVFCGNCVTLCPVGALQPKPEKGKGRSYEIRKVRSVCAYCGVGCAVNLHVNKGKIVGVSPAGGPADDGLLCVKGRFGWDYLQHPDRLTRPLLRKNGELSASTWEEALRFTAHKLLEIKEKYGPDAVGAISSAKCSNEENYLLQKMMRAAVGTNNVDNSARLCHASTIVGLFESFGSGAATSSLAGLDRADLFFVIGSNTPETHPVIAFRLLRAQNKGARLIVADPRRTELAEKADLFLQHLPGSDVALLNGLLHVIIRDGLYDREFIEKRTEGFAGLWSVLEKYSPAYVERITGVAAADVERAAALYAAAPSAAILYAMGITQHTTGTDNVQNIANLAMVCGNVGRENAGVYPLRGQNNVQGSCDMGALPGYYPGYRRVDSEEARAALEKAWGVKLPALSGLTVTEMIDSAAAGRLKALYVMGENPMMSNPDLNHVEKGLRNLEFLVVQDIFLSETARLADVVFPAAAVAEKEGTFTNTERRVQLFHRAVDPAGESLPDWEIISRLSTLLGFPMDYRSAGEIMAEIAAVTPQYGGIAYDRLGENGLQWPCPDREHPGTSYLHKDRFTRGLGRFRPVEYRPPAEIPDERYPFIFVTGRHLYHYHTGTMSRRSCGLETARPEAYAEINPAAAAKLAVEDGDYIRLASRRGEIRIKALVTDRVPEKVIFVPFHYREAAANILTSTASDALSGIPELKVCAVSAEPVKGGRIG